The following coding sequences are from one Verrucomicrobiia bacterium window:
- a CDS encoding cation:proton antiporter, translated as MKRTALLYLLMFVVAIPAIMWVLHQGASLPAPSGTSAVVVQTASEGGSAVQAMFSEMAAHSAAPLGRLFMQLLVIIAASRVAGMIATRLGQPAVIGEMTAGILLGPSLFGAIAPETFAYVFKTDSLGVLKLFSQIGVCLFMFVVGMELNVQHVKQKAHAAVLVSHTSIVFPFFLGVVLAWFLYTNLAAANASFLAFALFMGISMSITAFPVLARILQERGLTQTSLGSTAITCAAVDDVTAWSILAFVVAIARATSLNGVALNLVAVLAFIAVMIWVVRPLLNRSLKADAEVPSKNTLAGVIMVVMASSFCTEVIGIHALFGAFLAGAIMPNTEGFREKLAVRVENFSSVLLLPLFFAYTGLRTQVGLLNDISGWMMCLVIIAVATLGKLGGSAISARFTGMSWSESLQLGALMNTRGLMELIALNIGYDMGILSPRIFAMLVIMALVTTMMTGPLLTLFSRKQVTETATVPLRT; from the coding sequence ATGAAGCGCACTGCATTGCTTTACCTGTTGATGTTCGTGGTGGCGATACCCGCCATCATGTGGGTATTGCATCAGGGGGCTTCTTTGCCAGCTCCTTCAGGCACTTCTGCTGTTGTTGTGCAAACGGCTTCCGAGGGTGGCTCTGCTGTTCAGGCGATGTTTTCCGAGATGGCTGCGCATTCGGCTGCCCCTTTGGGACGTCTCTTCATGCAGTTGCTGGTCATCATCGCGGCTTCACGGGTGGCAGGCATGATCGCTACACGACTGGGACAGCCGGCGGTTATCGGGGAGATGACGGCGGGCATATTGTTGGGTCCATCTCTCTTTGGTGCGATCGCGCCGGAGACTTTCGCCTATGTCTTTAAGACTGATTCGCTGGGCGTGCTCAAGCTTTTCAGCCAGATCGGCGTATGCCTGTTCATGTTCGTGGTGGGCATGGAACTGAATGTGCAGCATGTGAAGCAGAAAGCTCATGCAGCGGTTTTGGTGAGTCATACCAGCATCGTGTTCCCGTTCTTCCTCGGTGTCGTGCTGGCGTGGTTTCTCTATACCAACCTCGCAGCGGCAAACGCATCCTTTCTCGCATTCGCTTTGTTCATGGGCATCTCGATGAGCATCACGGCCTTTCCCGTGCTCGCCCGCATTTTGCAAGAGCGTGGACTAACACAGACAAGCTTGGGCAGCACCGCCATTACGTGTGCCGCCGTGGATGATGTGACGGCTTGGAGCATTTTGGCATTCGTAGTGGCTATTGCCCGGGCCACGAGCTTGAACGGTGTGGCGCTGAACCTCGTGGCTGTGCTTGCTTTTATCGCTGTGATGATCTGGGTGGTGAGGCCGTTGTTGAACCGTTCTTTGAAGGCGGATGCGGAAGTGCCTTCGAAGAATACTTTGGCCGGGGTCATCATGGTGGTGATGGCTTCCTCCTTCTGCACGGAGGTCATCGGTATTCACGCGCTGTTCGGCGCGTTTTTGGCAGGTGCAATCATGCCGAATACCGAAGGATTCCGTGAGAAACTGGCAGTGCGTGTGGAGAATTTCAGTTCCGTCCTGCTCCTGCCGCTGTTCTTCGCTTACACGGGCTTGCGCACGCAAGTCGGGTTGTTGAATGACATTTCAGGCTGGATGATGTGTTTGGTAATCATCGCGGTGGCGACGTTGGGCAAGCTGGGAGGGAGTGCCATATCCGCACGGTTCACCGGCATGAGCTGGAGTGAATCCCTACAGTTGGGCGCATTGATGAATACGCGCGGTCTGATGGAATTGATCGCGCTGAACATCGGTTACGACATGGGCATCCTCTCACCACGCATTTTCGCGATGCTGGTGATCATGGCGCTTGTGACCACGATGATGACCGGGCCGTTGCTCACACTGTTCAGCCGCAAGCAAGTGACTGAAACAGCGACGGTGCCTCTAAGGACGTGA
- a CDS encoding glutamate--tRNA ligase family protein, with product MSNVRVRFAPSPTGYLHIGGARTALFNWLYARHTGGTFVLRIEDTDTARNSQAAIEVIFNGLKWLGLDWDEGPVSSTDFKASKGDKGPYFQSQRSDIYRQHVEILLKKDMAYEKDGAIRFRMTRDPILIPDLVVGDVSRALTDREEVEPDFVLVRSDGQPVFHLVNVIDDLLMNITHVIRGEDHLSNTAKHIALFRAFGAEAPKYAHIPLILNNDGSKMSKRDTGASMQTYMDGFFLPEAVVNYLCLLGWSPKDGSQVMPIQQIIERFDLPGILRSNARFDMVKMQWMNAEYLKTAPIPQWNALCLRELHKAGIDTSAFSEQYITGALATYREKQQQLIDTPLTAKFYFSDDYVTDEEAAKKQLVPENKPRVEKLRDALNALPAFNSDGIQTVFKATATETGVKVGALVGPVRVAVTGSGVGPSLYHLMEVLGKDRVLARIEKALPRFAA from the coding sequence ATGAGCAACGTCCGCGTCCGCTTTGCGCCGAGTCCCACGGGTTATCTCCACATCGGTGGAGCCCGCACTGCTTTATTTAACTGGCTCTATGCCCGTCACACGGGCGGCACCTTCGTGCTGCGCATTGAGGACACGGACACGGCGCGCAACAGTCAGGCCGCCATCGAAGTCATCTTCAATGGTCTGAAATGGCTCGGGCTCGATTGGGATGAAGGTCCGGTCTCCAGCACGGATTTCAAAGCGTCCAAGGGTGATAAAGGCCCTTACTTCCAGTCCCAGCGCTCGGATATCTATCGTCAACACGTCGAGATCCTGCTGAAGAAGGACATGGCGTATGAGAAGGATGGCGCCATCCGTTTCCGCATGACGCGCGATCCCATCCTTATTCCCGACCTCGTCGTCGGCGATGTCTCCCGCGCTTTGACGGATCGTGAAGAAGTGGAACCCGATTTCGTCCTTGTCCGTTCCGATGGCCAACCTGTGTTCCATCTCGTGAATGTCATCGATGACTTGCTGATGAACATCACGCACGTCATCCGTGGTGAAGATCACTTGAGCAACACCGCCAAACACATCGCCCTCTTCCGCGCCTTCGGTGCTGAAGCCCCGAAATACGCGCACATCCCGCTCATCCTGAACAACGATGGCTCCAAGATGAGCAAACGCGACACGGGCGCTTCCATGCAGACTTACATGGATGGCTTCTTCCTGCCGGAAGCCGTGGTGAATTATCTTTGCCTCCTCGGTTGGTCGCCTAAGGACGGCAGTCAGGTCATGCCCATCCAGCAGATCATCGAACGTTTCGATCTGCCCGGCATCCTGCGTAGCAATGCCCGCTTCGACATGGTGAAGATGCAGTGGATGAACGCCGAGTATCTGAAGACCGCGCCCATCCCGCAATGGAACGCCCTCTGCCTGCGTGAACTGCACAAGGCGGGCATCGATACCAGCGCGTTTTCCGAGCAATACATCACCGGAGCACTCGCCACCTATCGCGAGAAGCAACAGCAGCTCATTGATACACCGCTCACCGCGAAGTTCTATTTCAGTGACGACTACGTCACGGACGAAGAAGCCGCCAAGAAACAGCTCGTGCCCGAGAACAAACCGCGTGTAGAAAAACTGCGAGATGCGTTGAATGCCCTGCCTGCTTTCAATTCAGACGGCATTCAGACCGTCTTCAAAGCGACCGCCACAGAAACAGGCGTGAAAGTTGGCGCACTTGTCGGCCCCGTTCGCGTCGCCGTCACCGGCAGTGGGGTCGGCCCGAGCCTCTATCACTTGATGGAAGTTCTCGGCAAAGATCGTGTGCTGGCACGGATCGAGAAGGCGTTGCCGCGATTTGCTGCATAG
- a CDS encoding acyl-CoA thioesterase, with protein MQTFKLVLPEHLNHAGFLFGGNLLKWVDEAAYMAARLDYPPCEFVTVAMNQVQFKQRVELGSILLFEVLRTRVGTTSVDYSVNVKKSGGPNASDAIIFSTTATFVHIDSAGQKQPLPKL; from the coding sequence ATGCAAACCTTCAAACTCGTCCTCCCTGAACACCTGAACCACGCGGGCTTTCTCTTCGGCGGCAATTTGCTGAAGTGGGTGGATGAGGCTGCTTACATGGCGGCGCGATTGGACTATCCGCCGTGCGAGTTCGTTACCGTGGCCATGAATCAGGTGCAGTTCAAGCAGCGTGTGGAACTTGGCAGCATCCTGCTCTTTGAAGTCCTCCGCACACGCGTAGGAACGACGTCTGTGGATTATTCGGTGAATGTGAAGAAGTCCGGCGGGCCGAATGCGTCTGACGCCATCATCTTCTCCACTACCGCGACCTTTGTGCATATAGACAGCGCAGGGCAAAAGCAGCCTCTGCCGAAACTGTGA
- a CDS encoding HNH endonuclease signature motif containing protein, with amino-acid sequence MSLSNRLKKNSFQIEPMNMIQEIKGFRHYLEGLSIQDSTLNTYSNLVFRIDRELRTPISSEAVSSEDDVKRIAESLIGNEFPKEYRKDLRCIIRYYLKYTHPELFKPKELREKTFSDISLQLEQNGDFNGSQKVLRAIALRRGQREFRRRLMLAYGSSCCITSTSVTDILEAAHIEPYAIGGKTVTQNGLLLRADIHTLFDLKLISINPENHTVFCSKELLKSKDYQSLHGKKMILPKKKDDHPSPDLLQKHYLQAKSP; translated from the coding sequence ATGAGCTTATCCAACCGCCTCAAAAAAAACTCCTTCCAAATCGAACCAATGAACATGATTCAAGAAATAAAAGGATTCCGCCATTATCTGGAAGGATTGAGCATTCAGGATTCCACATTAAATACTTATTCAAATTTAGTTTTCCGCATCGATCGAGAATTGCGCACCCCTATATCATCGGAGGCAGTCAGCTCCGAAGACGATGTCAAACGTATTGCCGAAAGTCTCATTGGAAATGAATTCCCGAAGGAGTATAGAAAAGATTTACGCTGCATTATTCGGTATTACCTAAAATACACGCACCCTGAGCTTTTTAAACCAAAGGAGCTTCGTGAAAAGACCTTCTCAGATATCTCACTTCAACTCGAACAAAATGGTGATTTCAATGGCTCACAGAAAGTATTGCGCGCAATTGCTCTACGCAGAGGACAACGGGAATTCAGACGCAGGTTAATGTTAGCTTACGGTTCATCATGCTGTATAACCTCCACTTCCGTTACGGATATCTTAGAAGCTGCGCACATTGAACCATATGCTATCGGCGGTAAAACTGTAACTCAAAACGGCCTACTACTTCGCGCTGATATCCACACTCTTTTCGATTTAAAATTGATTTCAATCAACCCCGAGAATCATACCGTTTTCTGCAGTAAAGAGCTGTTGAAATCCAAAGACTATCAATCCCTTCATGGTAAGAAAATGATTCTACCCAAGAAAAAAGACGACCACCCGTCTCCCGACTTACTCCAGAAGCATTACCTTCAAGCAAAGTCTCCATAA